One genomic segment of Chitinophaga sancti includes these proteins:
- a CDS encoding IS110 family transposase, with the protein MEQSHISFEQVVSRGCGLDVHQENVVATIRGDNLQEQTRTFSTFTSSLKDLVAWLEESGITHVAMESTGVYWKPVLIY; encoded by the coding sequence ATGGAACAATCACATATCAGTTTTGAACAGGTTGTGAGTCGTGGCTGTGGCCTCGATGTTCACCAGGAGAATGTAGTAGCTACCATCAGGGGTGATAATTTGCAGGAACAAACCCGCACTTTTAGCACCTTCACAAGTTCACTTAAGGACCTGGTAGCCTGGTTGGAAGAATCGGGCATTACACATGTCGCAATGGAGAGCACGGGTGTTTACTGGAAGCCTGTTTTAATATACTAG
- the tyrS gene encoding tyrosine--tRNA ligase, with product MNLIEELRWRGMLQDIMPGTEEQLQKEMTTAYVGFDPTADSLHVGSLVPILLLVHLQRAGHKPLALVGGATGMVGDPSFKAAERKMLDLDTLKHNQAGIKAQLEKFLDFDPSKPNAAEMVNNFDWFQNISFLDFIRDVGKHITVNYMMAKDSVKRRIEGDSGMSFTEFSYQLIQGYDFFHLYTTRNCKLQMGGSDQWGNIVTGTELVRRKANGEAFAFTCPLMKKSDGTKFGKSEGGNVWLDARLTSPYLFYQFWLKATDEDAENYIKIFTLLDKAEVEELIAQHREKPEQRLLQKRLAKEVTIFIHSEKDYEFALQASELLFRNDTADVLQSLTEEQLLDVMNGVPQVETTLAELQENKDVITFAAEKGIFPSKGEARKMLQGGGVSINKKKVEDLAAVVDSSLLLAGKYILFQKGRRNYYLIIVK from the coding sequence ATGAACCTGATAGAAGAATTAAGATGGCGGGGAATGTTGCAGGATATTATGCCCGGCACTGAGGAACAATTACAGAAGGAGATGACCACTGCCTATGTAGGCTTCGATCCTACTGCAGATTCTCTGCACGTAGGTAGCCTGGTTCCAATCCTGTTGCTGGTACACCTGCAGCGGGCTGGCCACAAGCCATTGGCGCTGGTAGGCGGTGCTACAGGTATGGTGGGCGATCCTTCTTTTAAGGCGGCCGAAAGGAAAATGCTCGATCTTGATACCCTCAAGCATAACCAGGCAGGTATTAAAGCCCAGCTGGAAAAGTTCCTGGACTTTGATCCTTCCAAACCGAATGCTGCTGAAATGGTCAATAACTTCGACTGGTTTCAGAACATCAGCTTCCTGGATTTTATCCGTGATGTAGGTAAACACATTACTGTAAACTATATGATGGCCAAAGATTCTGTAAAAAGAAGAATCGAAGGCGACAGCGGTATGTCCTTCACGGAGTTTTCTTACCAGCTGATTCAGGGATACGACTTTTTCCATCTGTATACTACCAGGAACTGTAAACTGCAAATGGGCGGTTCTGACCAGTGGGGAAATATCGTAACCGGTACCGAACTGGTAAGACGTAAAGCCAATGGCGAGGCATTTGCCTTTACCTGTCCGCTGATGAAAAAGTCAGACGGTACCAAATTCGGTAAATCTGAAGGCGGCAACGTATGGCTGGATGCCCGCCTCACCTCTCCATACCTCTTCTACCAGTTCTGGCTGAAAGCTACTGACGAAGACGCAGAGAACTATATTAAGATCTTCACCCTGCTGGACAAAGCAGAAGTAGAAGAACTCATCGCACAGCATAGGGAAAAACCTGAGCAGCGCCTGCTGCAGAAGAGACTGGCAAAAGAAGTGACCATCTTTATCCACAGCGAAAAGGACTATGAGTTCGCTTTGCAGGCTTCTGAACTGCTGTTCCGCAATGATACGGCAGATGTACTGCAATCACTCACCGAAGAGCAGCTGCTGGATGTCATGAACGGCGTACCACAGGTAGAAACTACCCTGGCTGAACTACAGGAAAATAAAGACGTCATCACCTTCGCAGCAGAAAAGGGCATCTTCCCAAGTAAGGGAGAAGCCCGCAAAATGCTCCAGGGCGGAGGTGTAAGCATCAATAAAAAGAAAGTAGAAGACCTGGCTGCAGTGGTAGATAGCTCTCTGCTGCTTGCGGGTAAGTATATTCTTTTCCAGAAAGGGAGAAGGAACTACTACCTCATTATTGTTAAATAA
- a CDS encoding IS110 family transposase, with the protein MEQSHISFEQVVSRGCGLDVHQENVVATIRGDNLQEQTRTFSTFTSSLKDLVAWLEESGITHVAMESTGVYWKPVFNILEPHFELILVNARHIKYVPGHKTDRNDSAWIAKLLLSGLLKGSFIPPQYTRELRELYRYKRKVIGQRSSEYNRLQNILETANIKLSSVVSDVFGISGWSMISAIIDGEQDPMILANLAKGRLKIKKQELILALEGNLNEHHRFMLNLSKAAILQLNELLCQVDNRIDQYLRKWEEEVKLLQTIPGVQKQTATAILAEIGTDMHAFPNQHHLASWCGLCPGNNESAGKKKSERINHGNSSLKTALVEAAWAAVHTKESYLKRRYYSLSVRRGKKRALIAIAHKILIATYFILKNRVPYMEPDNQEWLKKRKQAQINNYLRRLRELEALPPSQ; encoded by the coding sequence ATGGAACAATCACATATCAGTTTTGAACAGGTTGTGAGTCGTGGCTGTGGCCTCGATGTTCACCAGGAGAATGTAGTAGCTACCATCAGGGGTGATAATTTGCAGGAACAAACCCGCACTTTTAGCACCTTCACAAGTTCACTTAAGGACCTGGTAGCCTGGTTGGAAGAATCGGGCATTACACATGTCGCAATGGAGAGCACGGGTGTTTACTGGAAGCCTGTTTTTAATATACTAGAACCTCACTTTGAACTTATTTTGGTCAATGCCCGGCATATTAAATATGTGCCGGGTCATAAGACTGATCGTAATGACAGTGCCTGGATTGCAAAATTATTGCTAAGCGGGCTACTAAAAGGAAGTTTTATTCCACCCCAATACACTCGTGAATTACGGGAATTGTACCGATACAAACGTAAAGTAATAGGCCAACGCTCCAGTGAATATAACCGATTACAGAACATTTTAGAGACTGCCAATATCAAATTGAGCAGCGTTGTCAGTGATGTGTTCGGCATAAGCGGCTGGTCAATGATCTCTGCTATTATTGATGGAGAACAGGATCCCATGATATTGGCCAATCTGGCCAAAGGTAGGCTCAAAATCAAGAAGCAAGAACTTATTCTTGCTTTAGAAGGTAATCTTAATGAGCATCACCGTTTTATGCTCAACCTGTCTAAAGCTGCTATCTTACAGCTAAATGAACTGCTTTGTCAGGTAGATAACCGTATTGATCAGTACTTAAGAAAATGGGAAGAAGAAGTAAAATTACTTCAGACTATTCCCGGAGTACAAAAACAAACAGCTACAGCCATCTTAGCCGAAATAGGTACAGATATGCATGCCTTCCCAAATCAGCATCATTTAGCCAGTTGGTGTGGCTTATGTCCGGGTAATAATGAAAGTGCCGGAAAAAAGAAAAGTGAACGTATCAATCATGGCAACAGTTCTCTTAAAACAGCACTGGTGGAGGCGGCCTGGGCCGCTGTACATACAAAGGAATCTTATCTGAAAAGAAGATATTACTCTTTAAGTGTGCGAAGAGGTAAAAAACGTGCTCTTATCGCCATTGCACACAAAATCCTCATTGCCACTTATTTTATACTCAAAAATAGAGTGCCATATATGGAACCGGATAATCAGGAGTGGCTTAAAAAAAGAAAGCAGGCGCAGATAAATAATTATCTCAGGCGCCTGCGCGAGCTTGAGGCATTACCCCCATCTCAATAA
- a CDS encoding IS110 family transposase, translating to MPGHKTDRNDSAWIAKLLLSGLLKGSFIPPQYTRELRELYRYKRKVIGQRSSEYNRLQNILETANIKLSSVVSDVFGISGWSMISAIIDGEQDPMILANLAKGRLKIKKQELILALEGNLNEHHRFMLNLSKAAILQLNELLCQVDNRIDQYLRKWEEEVKLLQTIPGVQKQTATAILAEIGTDMHAFPNQHHLASWCGLCPGNNESAGKKKSERINHGNSSLKTALVEAAWAAVHTKESYLKRRYYSLSVRRGKKRALIAIAHKILIATYFILKNRVPYMEPDNQEWLKKRKQAQINNYLRRLRELEALPPSQ from the coding sequence GTGCCGGGTCATAAGACTGATCGTAATGACAGTGCCTGGATTGCAAAATTATTGCTAAGCGGGCTACTAAAAGGAAGTTTTATTCCACCCCAATACACTCGTGAATTACGGGAATTGTACCGATACAAACGTAAAGTAATAGGCCAACGCTCCAGTGAATATAACCGATTACAGAACATTTTAGAGACTGCCAATATCAAATTGAGCAGCGTTGTCAGTGATGTGTTCGGCATAAGCGGCTGGTCAATGATCTCTGCTATTATTGATGGAGAACAGGATCCCATGATATTGGCCAATCTGGCCAAAGGTAGGCTCAAAATCAAGAAGCAAGAACTTATTCTTGCTTTAGAAGGTAATCTTAATGAGCATCACCGTTTTATGCTCAACCTGTCTAAAGCTGCTATCTTACAGCTAAATGAACTGCTTTGTCAGGTAGATAACCGTATTGATCAGTACTTAAGAAAATGGGAAGAAGAAGTAAAATTACTTCAGACTATTCCCGGAGTACAAAAACAAACAGCTACAGCCATCTTAGCCGAAATAGGTACAGATATGCATGCCTTCCCAAATCAGCATCATTTAGCCAGTTGGTGTGGCTTATGTCCGGGTAATAATGAAAGTGCCGGAAAAAAGAAAAGTGAACGTATCAATCATGGCAACAGTTCTCTTAAAACAGCACTGGTGGAGGCGGCCTGGGCCGCTGTACATACAAAGGAATCTTATCTGAAAAGAAGATATTACTCTTTAAGTGTGCGAAGAGGTAAAAAACGTGCTCTTATCGCCATTGCACACAAAATCCTCATTGCCACTTATTTTATACTCAAAAATAGAGTGCCATATATGGAACCGGATAATCAGGAGTGGCTTAAAAAAAGAAAGCAGGCGCAGATAAATAATTATCTCAGGCGCCTGCGCGAGCTTGAGGCATTACCCCCATCTCAATAA
- the rfbD gene encoding dTDP-4-dehydrorhamnose reductase, protein MKTVLITGANGQLGQALKQIAGDYPAFSFLYTDYTELDITNEEAVTAFFSQQEIHACINCAAYTAVDKAESEEEQAFRLNFEAVMHLANACLAHNARFIQISTDYVFDGKKNTPYTEEDDTDAQSIYGSSKLRGEATALGINEDTIVIRTAWLYSQYGVNFVKRMRELMQEKDSLNVVFDQAGTPTYAVDLAQVLLSVLSKAIDAPGTLGGVYHYSNEGVTSWYDFAIAIRDMSGLSCNIQPVTSDKYPTAAKRPAYSVFNKQKIKDTFGLEVPYWRESLAVCLKHL, encoded by the coding sequence ATGAAAACAGTGCTGATCACCGGCGCCAATGGGCAGCTAGGACAGGCTTTGAAGCAAATAGCAGGAGATTATCCAGCCTTCAGTTTTTTATATACAGACTATACAGAGCTGGATATAACAAATGAAGAAGCAGTAACCGCATTCTTCTCCCAGCAGGAAATTCATGCCTGCATCAACTGTGCTGCCTATACGGCGGTAGACAAAGCTGAATCAGAAGAAGAACAGGCTTTCAGATTGAACTTCGAAGCGGTCATGCACCTGGCTAACGCTTGCCTGGCGCACAATGCAAGATTTATCCAGATATCTACTGACTATGTATTTGACGGTAAAAAAAATACCCCTTATACAGAAGAAGACGATACAGATGCACAAAGCATATACGGTAGTTCCAAACTACGTGGTGAAGCGACAGCGCTGGGTATTAATGAAGATACCATCGTGATCCGTACAGCATGGTTATACAGCCAGTATGGTGTGAACTTCGTAAAGCGCATGCGGGAGCTGATGCAGGAAAAGGATAGCCTGAACGTAGTATTTGACCAGGCAGGTACGCCTACCTATGCTGTGGATCTGGCACAGGTATTACTGTCAGTACTGAGCAAAGCGATCGATGCACCCGGTACTTTAGGTGGTGTATATCATTACAGCAACGAAGGCGTGACCAGCTGGTACGACTTTGCCATTGCCATCAGGGATATGAGTGGCCTGAGCTGCAATATTCAGCCGGTTACTTCTGATAAGTATCCTACTGCTGCCAAACGCCCGGCTTACAGCGTTTTTAACAAGCAAAAGATCAAGGATACCTTCGGACTGGAAGTTCCTTATTGGAGAGAAAGTCTGGCAGTATGCCTGAAACATCTATAA
- the rfbC gene encoding dTDP-4-dehydrorhamnose 3,5-epimerase — protein MPFTTTPIPDLLVYEPKVHHDNRGYFFESYSERVFKDAGLDLNFIQDNQARSTYGVLRGLHYQLEPYAQTKLIRALEGKILDVVVDIRTGSPTYGQSYSIELSAENKLQLLVPKGFAHGYVVLSPTAEVMYKVDNFYHKASEGGLIYNDPALKIDWQIDLKDAIVSDKDQILPTLANCTHNFVYNKPTE, from the coding sequence ATGCCATTTACAACGACACCGATTCCCGATTTGTTAGTGTATGAGCCAAAGGTGCATCATGATAATCGCGGTTATTTTTTTGAAAGCTATTCTGAACGCGTATTTAAAGATGCCGGCCTTGACCTGAACTTTATTCAGGACAACCAGGCCCGTTCTACCTACGGGGTATTGCGTGGATTGCATTATCAGCTGGAACCATACGCTCAGACCAAATTGATCAGGGCACTGGAAGGTAAGATCCTGGACGTGGTGGTTGACATCCGTACCGGCTCTCCTACCTATGGTCAGTCTTATTCTATAGAACTTTCTGCCGAAAATAAGCTGCAACTGCTCGTGCCTAAAGGCTTTGCCCATGGCTATGTAGTACTGAGCCCTACTGCAGAGGTGATGTATAAAGTTGACAACTTCTACCACAAAGCAAGTGAAGGCGGCCTCATTTACAATGATCCTGCCCTGAAGATCGACTGGCAGATTGACCTGAAAGATGCGATTGTATCTGATAAGGACCAGATCCTGCCAACACTGGCAAACTGCACACACAATTTTGTATATAACAAACCCACTGAATAA
- the rfbB gene encoding dTDP-glucose 4,6-dehydratase, protein MNHTILITGGAGFIGSHVVRLFVNNYPQYKIVNLDALTYAGNLENLNDIKDKPNYTFVKGDITEEAFIDELFQEYTFDGVIHLAAESHVDRSIMDPLAFIKTNVMGTATLLNTARKYWKDNLEGKRFYHISTDEVYGSLGQEGFFTEETSYDPRSPYSASKASSDHFVMAWYHTYHLPVVISNCSNNYGSHHFPEKLIPLAIHNIKHNKPVPVYGKGENVRDWLFVEDHARAIDTIYHKGRIGETYNIGGFNEWKNIDLINLLCMIMDKKLGRAPGTSAGLITFVKDRAGHDLRYAIDATKLNKELGWYPSLQFEEGLEKTVEWYLANEEWLDHVTSGAYQEYYSDQYQKR, encoded by the coding sequence ATGAACCATACCATCTTAATAACCGGGGGTGCTGGATTTATTGGATCTCACGTGGTGAGATTATTTGTCAATAATTATCCACAATATAAGATCGTCAATCTTGACGCGCTGACCTACGCCGGTAACCTGGAAAATCTGAATGATATCAAGGATAAGCCCAACTACACTTTTGTAAAAGGCGATATTACTGAGGAAGCTTTTATTGATGAGCTGTTCCAGGAATATACATTTGATGGTGTAATACATCTTGCCGCAGAGAGCCATGTAGACAGATCTATCATGGACCCGCTGGCATTTATCAAGACCAATGTAATGGGTACTGCTACCCTGCTGAATACCGCCAGAAAATACTGGAAAGATAATCTCGAAGGCAAACGCTTCTATCACATCTCAACTGATGAAGTATACGGTAGCCTGGGCCAGGAAGGTTTCTTCACAGAAGAAACTTCTTACGATCCCCGCTCTCCTTACTCTGCCTCCAAAGCCAGCTCTGACCACTTCGTAATGGCATGGTACCATACATACCACCTGCCCGTAGTGATCTCCAACTGCTCTAACAACTATGGCTCCCACCATTTCCCTGAGAAGCTGATTCCGCTGGCTATTCACAACATCAAGCATAATAAGCCCGTACCTGTATATGGTAAAGGTGAAAACGTTCGCGACTGGCTCTTCGTTGAAGACCACGCCCGCGCTATCGACACCATCTACCATAAAGGCAGGATCGGGGAAACATACAATATCGGTGGTTTTAATGAGTGGAAAAACATCGACCTCATTAACCTGCTCTGCATGATCATGGACAAGAAACTGGGACGTGCACCTGGCACTTCCGCAGGACTGATCACTTTCGTGAAAGACCGCGCCGGCCATGACCTTCGCTATGCGATCGATGCGACTAAACTGAACAAAGAACTGGGCTGGTATCCTTCCCTGCAGTTCGAAGAAGGACTGGAAAAGACCGTAGAATGGTATCTCGCCAACGAAGAATGGCTGGACCACGTAACCAGCGGTGCTTACCAGGAATATTACAGTGACCAATACCAGAAAAGATAA